The genomic segment GGGGTTTATAATGTCGAACGCGAGTTTATTGCCTATGGACTCTTTCATAACAGTTCGCGCGTGGCGATCCGGCTTCTGGAATGGAACCCGCAGGTGGTCATCGATGCTGACTGGTGGCGCACGCGCATCCGGAAAGCTGTTGGGGCGAGGCAGCATCTATTGACCGATGGTGAGACGAATACTGTACGTCTTGTTTTCGCCGAAGCCGATTTTCTTCCCGGTCTTATTGTCGATAAATATGCAGATTTTATATCCATTCAAGTCCATTCTGTAGGCGTAGAGCGAGTCAAAGAAATTATAATAGCGGAATTAAATGCGTTGTTGAAGCCCAAGGGCATTTATGAAAGAAGTGACTTAAAATCCCGGGAGCATGAAGGGTTGCCGGATACGAATGGACTTTTGTCAGGCGAGCTGCCGCCCGAATTTGTTGATGTAATCGAAAACGGTATCCATTATAAAGTAAATATCATCGATGGACAGAAGTCAGGATTTTACTGTGACCAGAGGGAAAACCGATTGCTGGCCGCACAATATGCCGTGGGCAAGCGGGTGCTGGATTGCTTTTGCTATTCAGGTGGCTTCACGTTGAATAGCCTGAAGGCTGGTGCATCGCAGGTGATATCGGTGGATAGTTCCGCGTTGGCTATTGAGACGCTGGAAAAAAACGTAACTGAAAATGGATTTGGAGCCGGCCGGCATGAAGCGATATTGTCGGATGTGAATAAGCAGTTACGCAAGTTTATTGATGCGGGAGAAAAATTTGATGTCATTGTACTTGATCCGCCCAAATATGCACCATCCCGCTCTGCCTTGGAGCGTGCCTCGCGTGCGTATAAAGATTTGAATCGCCGGGGCCTCATGCTATTGCAGAGCGGAGGCTTATTAGCGACATTTTCCTGTTCAGGCGCTATGGACATGGATACTTTCAAACAAGTGCTTGCCTGGGCAGCATTGGATGCTGGCAAAGAAATCCAGTTTATCCGACAATTTCACCAGCCGGAAGACCATCCCGTCAGGGCATCTTTTCCTGAAGGCGAATACCTGAAAGGATTATTGGTGCGTGTATTATAAATTAAATGCAGATATATAGGTTGATTGAAATAAATCGACTTTTTCAATGCGAGTGAGATCATGATCAAAGAAAAAACAACTAGGCCTATTTTTTCGATTTTGTTTGCCGTAAGTATGGTTCACCTGCTGAATGATTTGATCCAGGGGGTGATTCCGGCAACGTATCCGCTTCTGAAGGAGGAACATCATCTGAGTTTTTCACAAGTGGGTATGATTACTCTGGTGTATCAGATTGCGGCTTCCATTTTTCAGCCTGTTGTAGGTTCCTTTACCGATCGGCGTCCCGTGCCTTACTCTCAGATTATCGGTATGTCGTTTTCCCTGGTTGGGATGTTGCTGTTTTCTCAGGCGCACAGCTATGCCTGGATTTTAGTTGCTGTTTTCTTAGTCGGTATAGGATCTTCGATCTTTCATCCGGAATCCTCCAGGGTAGCGTATATGGCTTCCGGCGGAAGGCGGAGTATGGCACAGTCGATTTTCCAGATTGGCGGGAATGCCGGTACAGCATTAGCACCGATTATTGTGGCCTTTCTGGTACTGCCCCGAGGGCAACAAGCTATCGCCTGGATGTGCTTATTTACGATCGTCGGCCAATTTATTTCGTATTATATCGGGACTTGGTACAAGCGCCGTCTTGAACATGTGTCCCGGTCTGTCAGGAAGATTATCCGTGTACCGGATCTTCCCAATTCACGTATCGTGACGACGGTGATTATCCTGTTGTTATTGATCGTGTCCAAATATTTTTATATTGCCAGTATCACCAACTATTTTCAGTTTTATACGATAAAAAAATTCGGGATCAATGAAGTTGAGGCACAGGTATACCTGTTTTATTTTCTGATTGCTGTCGCTTTGGGCACTTTATTAGGAGGAGCTTTCGGAGACCGCTTTGGTAGGAAATATGTTATATGGTTCTCCGTGCTGGGGGTGGCACCCTTCGCCTTAGCGCTTCCTTATGTGGGGCTTACCATGACCGGGATCTTAATTGTTATTATCGGTCTGATATTGTCATCTGCCTTTCCGGCAATTATCGTGTATGCTCAGGAGCTGTTACCTAAAAAACTAGGCATGGTCTCGGGTTTGTTTTATGGTTTTGCTTTTGGGATGGGGGGAATAGGATCGGCTGTGCTCGGATGGCAGGCAGATCATACTTCCATCGAGTTTATCTATCACTTGTGCTCCTACCTACCTTTGATCGGCGTGGTTGCATATTATTTGCCAGACTTGCAAAAGACACCTTATAAAGAGGTGTCGTAAGATAAAAAGAGAAGGGCGGATGTTATATGCAGCTTATCCGCCCTTTTTTTATTTGATGCAGTCCATCCAGGCGTTAGCCATGAGCTGTGCACCAGCAAGTGTTGGATGAACTCCATCAGCAGCCCAATAAGCTCCGGGCGCCGTTTTCTGGGCGTTATCGTATATTTTTTGATAGGGTATAAGTATCGCATTAAATTCTTGAGCTATATCACGTGCAGCTTCTTGATAATCCAGAAATTTGGGATACCAGGCTTCTGTGATGTGTCCCACTCCTCTGACAGCAAAAGGTTCACCGATAATTAACTTCACATCGGGAAGCTGCCGTAAGGTTTCCTGCAACAGTTGCTGATATTGCGCTTTGTATTCTTCAACGGTAGTTTTAGCACCGCGGTCTATTGTCCGCCAAAAGTCGTTAACACCAATCAAAATGCTCAGTACTGCGGGTTTGAGTGCCACCGTGTCCTCGGCCCAGCGTTTTTGAAGATCGGGGACGCGGTTGCCGCTGATACCGGTATTGTAAATTTTCAGTTCCTTTGCAGCATACTTATTGAGGAGCTGGCTGGCTGCGAGCAACGCATAGCCCCGGCCCAGGGCTACCGGATCGTTGGCATTGCGGTTATTTCTGTCACGGCCGACATCGGTAATCGAGTCGCCCTGAAAGAGGATAACGTCTCCCTTGCTTAAACTTATTTTGGAAGGTCTGGCGGCTTCTTCGTGGGCAAAAGCTTCGTTGCCCAATATATTGGCGCTGGTTAGAAGGCCAGCACCAATAATGCTTTTTTTGATAAATGATCTGCGGTCTGTGTTCATTATTAGGTTTTGTTATACCTAAAGTTACGTACTTTAAGTACACTTTTCCAAACCTTTCATAATGATGTTACAGGCTTTTTCTATTTCGGATTCCGTAATCGTCAACGGGGGCGCGATGCGGAGCGCGGTCTCGCAATGAAGGTACCAGTCGATCATGACACCATGATCAGCGCAGTATTTGCTGACCTGGTACACTTGCTCGAAAGAATCCAGCTGTAGACACATCATCAGCCCTAGTCCCCTGATCTCTCTGACCGAAGGGTGGTGAAGCTGCTGTCGGAATAGGCTCGCCTTATACTCAACCTGTTCAATTAACTTTTCTTCTTTAATTACCGCGAGCGAAGCTCTTGCAGCTGCACAACTTACGGGATGGCCACCAAAGGTCGTAATATGGCCAAGTATGGGATTGTCTTTAATGACATCCATTAGTTCTTTTGGGGCGACAAAAGCACCCAGTGGCATGCCACCGCCAATGCCTTTTGCCAGCATGAGAATGTCAGGCACAATACCAAAATGTTCAAAAGCGAATAGTTTCCCTGTACGTCCGAAGCCGGTCTGGATTTCATCAAAAATCAGCAAGGTGCCGGTTTCGTCACAACGTTTTCTTACCGCCTGCATGTAAGTGACATCCGGAACTCTAATGCCAGCCTCGCCCTGTATAGCTTCCAAAATTACTGCGGCAGTGCTTGCCGTAATCTTGTCGAGGTCC from the Sphingobacterium thalpophilum genome contains:
- a CDS encoding class I SAM-dependent rRNA methyltransferase — translated: MKSVYLNKGKDKAAWQLHPWIFSGAIKSLSDKIDDGEVVGVYNVEREFIAYGLFHNSSRVAIRLLEWNPQVVIDADWWRTRIRKAVGARQHLLTDGETNTVRLVFAEADFLPGLIVDKYADFISIQVHSVGVERVKEIIIAELNALLKPKGIYERSDLKSREHEGLPDTNGLLSGELPPEFVDVIENGIHYKVNIIDGQKSGFYCDQRENRLLAAQYAVGKRVLDCFCYSGGFTLNSLKAGASQVISVDSSALAIETLEKNVTENGFGAGRHEAILSDVNKQLRKFIDAGEKFDVIVLDPPKYAPSRSALERASRAYKDLNRRGLMLLQSGGLLATFSCSGAMDMDTFKQVLAWAALDAGKEIQFIRQFHQPEDHPVRASFPEGEYLKGLLVRVL
- a CDS encoding MFS transporter, translated to MIKEKTTRPIFSILFAVSMVHLLNDLIQGVIPATYPLLKEEHHLSFSQVGMITLVYQIAASIFQPVVGSFTDRRPVPYSQIIGMSFSLVGMLLFSQAHSYAWILVAVFLVGIGSSIFHPESSRVAYMASGGRRSMAQSIFQIGGNAGTALAPIIVAFLVLPRGQQAIAWMCLFTIVGQFISYYIGTWYKRRLEHVSRSVRKIIRVPDLPNSRIVTTVIILLLLIVSKYFYIASITNYFQFYTIKKFGINEVEAQVYLFYFLIAVALGTLLGGAFGDRFGRKYVIWFSVLGVAPFALALPYVGLTMTGILIVIIGLILSSAFPAIIVYAQELLPKKLGMVSGLFYGFAFGMGGIGSAVLGWQADHTSIEFIYHLCSYLPLIGVVAYYLPDLQKTPYKEVS
- a CDS encoding SGNH/GDSL hydrolase family protein; translation: MNTDRRSFIKKSIIGAGLLTSANILGNEAFAHEEAARPSKISLSKGDVILFQGDSITDVGRDRNNRNANDPVALGRGYALLAASQLLNKYAAKELKIYNTGISGNRVPDLQKRWAEDTVALKPAVLSILIGVNDFWRTIDRGAKTTVEEYKAQYQQLLQETLRQLPDVKLIIGEPFAVRGVGHITEAWYPKFLDYQEAARDIAQEFNAILIPYQKIYDNAQKTAPGAYWAADGVHPTLAGAQLMANAWMDCIK
- a CDS encoding aspartate aminotransferase family protein, which gives rise to MLSNRELFLMNTAQTSSSPRLVEVVKAEGVYLYGPNGEEYMDLVSGFNVSNIGHRHPRVLDAIKEQLDQYLHVTVYGEFVQAPQVQFATELLAELPAHFQSVYFTNSGTEAVEGAMKIAKKYTGRRQILAAKKAYHGSTQGALSLIGNEDYRRAYAPLLPEIDFISFNDMEDLDKITASTAAVILEAIQGEAGIRVPDVTYMQAVRKRCDETGTLLIFDEIQTGFGRTGKLFAFEHFGIVPDILMLAKGIGGGMPLGAFVAPKELMDVIKDNPILGHITTFGGHPVSCAAARASLAVIKEEKLIEQVEYKASLFRQQLHHPSVREIRGLGLMMCLQLDSFEQVYQVSKYCADHGVMIDWYLHCETALRIAPPLTITESEIEKACNIIMKGLEKCT